Proteins from a single region of Juglans microcarpa x Juglans regia isolate MS1-56 chromosome 5S, Jm3101_v1.0, whole genome shotgun sequence:
- the LOC121266961 gene encoding histone H2A produces METGGKVKRGAAGRKGGGPKKKPVSRSVKAGLQFPVGRIGRYLKKGRYSQRVGTGAPVYLAAVLEYLAAEVLELAGNAARDNKKNRIIPRHVLLAVRNDEELGKLLAGVTIAHGGVLPNINPVLLPKKPDKVATKEPKSPSKATKSPKKA; encoded by the exons aTGGAAACGGGGGGAAAGGTGAAGAGAGGTGCTGCAGGGAGGAAGGGAGGCGGTCCCAAGAAGAAACCGGTGTCCCGGTCCGTTAAAGCGGGTCTGCAGTTCCCAGTTGGACGAATCGGCCGGTACTTGAAGAAAGGCCGTTACTCTCAGCGTGTGGGCACCGGTGCTCCTGTTTACCTCGCTGCTGTACTCGAGTACCTAGCTGCTGAG GTTTTGGAGTTGGCTGGAAATGCCGCAAGAGACAACAAGAAGAACAGGATTATCCCAAGGCATGTGCTACTGGCCGTGAGGAACGATGAAGAGCTCGGGAAGCTTCTCGCTGGTGTGACCATTGCCCATGGAGGTGTCCTTCCCAACATCAACCCCGTCCTTCTGCCGAAGAAGCCTGACAAGGTTGCTACCAAAGAGCCCAAGTCTCCATCTAAGGCCACCAAGTCCCCTAAGAAGGCCTGA
- the LOC121266963 gene encoding uncharacterized protein LOC121266963, giving the protein MDTEFCDLNVLGDALDKSLNIQDAQETDSASDGHEGEEDLCEKDQICQAASPKRLNKCVTFPSSNMMLPASSSDEETERKSHDLFSEESKDQAYSRSISLPTPLKLVSALKGSRGKEGVLQEKLTVKWAPDVYDPTPTSVSHSVKSKSLQKSKNKKNEKRNGKKGQKGNCSQGGGRKDKKQTRKSSKVPDKFGNFEVGSSNSYCGSSFRQKSHSEVHYSVGEAS; this is encoded by the exons ATGGACACTGAGTTTTGCGATTTAAATGTCCTTGGAGATGCTCTTGATAAGTCATTAAATATCCAAGATGCTCAGGAGACAGATTCTGCATCTGATGGGCATGAGGGAGAGGAAGACTTGTGTGAAAAGGATCAAATATGCCAAGCTGCTTCCCCTAAGCGCTTAAACAAGTGTGTAACCTTTCCATCATCAAATATGATGTTGCCTGCTAGTTCTTCAGATGAGGAAACTGAAAGAAAATCACATGACCTTTTTTCTGAGGAATCCAAGGATCAAGCATACTCCCGATCCATATCTTTGCCT ACTCCTTTGAAGCTTGTATCTGCCCTGAAAGGTAGCCGTGGGAAAGAAGGGGTTCTGCAGGAGAAATTGACAGTGAAATGGGCTCCTGATGTGTATGACCCAACGCCCACATCAGTCTCGCACTCAGTCAAAAGCAAGAGCTTGCAGAAGTctaagaacaagaaaaatgaaaagagaaatgggAAAAAGGGGCAGAAGGGTAACTGTTCACAAGGAGGCGGTCGCAAAGACAAGAAGCAAACACGCAAATCCTCCAAAGTTCCTGATAAATTTGGTAATTTTGAAGTTGGCAGCTCCAACTCCTATTGTGGAAGTAGCTTCCGTCAGAAATCACACTCCGAGGTGCACTATTCAGTTGGAGAAGCTTCGTGA